Proteins encoded within one genomic window of Bradyrhizobium sp. 186:
- a CDS encoding flavin-dependent oxidoreductase, whose product MKAIIIGGGIGGLTTALMLRSRGIGCEIFEQADTIRELGVGINTLPHAMRELAGLGLLQKLDDVAIRTDQLYYLNRHGQEVWREARGVDAGHDVPQFSIHRGRLQGVIHRAVEERLGPESIHTGCRLGAFTQDEGGVTAYFFDRAGAHIHTARGDILIGADGIHSRVRDTLFPNEGPPCWNGLMLWRGARDWPLFLTGKSMIVAGGLNAKVVIYPIAEGSSPASRLTNWAVLVKVGEGNAPPPRKEDWSRPGRREDLMPHVARFSVPYIDVKNLISATPEFYEYPTCDRDPLPYWSSGRVTLLGDAAHPMYPVGSNGASQAILDARCLADALVRAEHSRQALIEYEKKRLPMTADIVRSNRRGGPEGVIDAVEQLAPDGFDNVDNVLSYSQREAIVRGYATKAGFAAVPGLAAVRA is encoded by the coding sequence ATGAAGGCGATCATCATCGGCGGCGGTATCGGAGGTCTCACCACGGCGTTGATGCTGCGGTCTCGCGGCATCGGTTGCGAGATTTTCGAGCAGGCCGATACCATTCGCGAGCTCGGGGTCGGCATCAACACGCTGCCGCATGCCATGCGTGAGCTCGCCGGCCTCGGTCTCTTGCAGAAGCTTGACGACGTCGCGATCCGCACCGACCAGCTCTATTACCTCAACCGCCATGGCCAGGAGGTCTGGCGCGAAGCCCGCGGCGTCGACGCCGGCCACGACGTGCCGCAATTCTCGATTCACCGCGGTCGCCTTCAGGGCGTCATTCATCGCGCCGTCGAGGAGCGGCTCGGGCCGGAGTCGATCCACACCGGTTGCCGCCTGGGTGCGTTCACCCAGGACGAAGGCGGCGTCACAGCCTACTTCTTCGATCGTGCCGGCGCACACATCCACACCGCGCGCGGCGACATCCTGATCGGCGCTGATGGTATCCATTCGCGGGTCCGCGACACGCTGTTCCCCAACGAGGGGCCGCCGTGCTGGAACGGCCTGATGCTGTGGCGCGGCGCGCGCGACTGGCCGCTGTTCCTCACCGGCAAATCGATGATCGTGGCCGGTGGCCTCAACGCCAAGGTCGTGATCTATCCGATCGCGGAGGGATCGAGCCCTGCGAGCCGCCTCACCAACTGGGCCGTGCTGGTGAAGGTCGGCGAGGGCAATGCCCCGCCGCCGCGCAAGGAGGACTGGTCACGGCCGGGCCGGCGCGAGGACTTGATGCCGCATGTGGCGCGCTTCTCCGTGCCCTACATCGATGTGAAGAACCTGATCTCCGCGACGCCCGAATTCTACGAGTATCCCACCTGCGACCGCGATCCCTTGCCTTATTGGTCGTCCGGACGCGTCACGCTGCTCGGCGATGCCGCGCATCCGATGTACCCGGTCGGCTCCAACGGCGCATCGCAGGCGATCCTCGATGCGCGCTGCCTTGCGGACGCACTGGTGCGTGCCGAGCATTCGCGCCAGGCGCTGATCGAATACGAGAAGAAGCGCCTGCCGATGACCGCGGACATCGTCCGCTCCAACCGGCGCGGTGGCCCCGAGGGGGTCATCGACGCGGTCGAGCAGCTTGCGCCTGACGGCTTCGACAATGTCGACAACGTGCTGAGCTATTCCCAGCGCGAGGCAATCGTGCGCGGTTATGCCACCAAAGCCGGCTTCGCTGCGGTGCCGGGCCTCGCGGCAGTGCGCGCCTGA
- a CDS encoding bifunctional salicylyl-CoA 5-hydroxylase/oxidoreductase — MKVAIIGGGPAGLYAAILLKKQRPSAEITVYERNRADDTFGFGVVFSDATLDNFEKHDLPSYRRITQEFAYWDDITVHFRGTVHRVGGNGFCGCSRQKLLLILQERARELGVNLHFEVDIDEESRFADADLILLADGVNSRFREKHVDHFQPQVDVRANMFAWMGSTKPLDAFTFIFQETEWGPFIAHAYQYEAGHSTWIFETDPKTFERAGLTGLNEAQSAARMAEIFGWFLDGHQLLTNRSMWRNFPMIRSKRWVKDNMVLLGDAKASAHFSIGSGTKLAMEDAIALAEAMQNAPSIRAALEVYEHGRREEVEKTQHAADVSLVWFEHVDRFWDFDPVQFAFGVMTRSKAITYDNLRLRAPDFVAEVETSFAKRVRDSGFDVDTRKPLVPLFQPFRLREMEIANRAVMSPMCMYSANEGVPTDFHLVHYGSRAIGGAGLIFTEMACVSRDARITPGCAGLWNDEQEASWRRIVDFVHANSAAKICLQLGHAGRKGATKLMWDGMDRPLEEGGWEVFSASPLPYFPDSEVPRELDRAGMSAVRDAFVAAAERGERCGFDMLELHCAHGYLLASFISPLTNTRTDEYGGSLANRLRFPLEIFEALRAVWPSHKPMSVRISATDWADGGITGDDAVAIARAFAEAGVDLVDVSTGQTVRDAQPIYGRMFQTPFSDQVRNEARVATMCVGNITTADQANTILAAGRADLVALGRPHLVDPFFTMKAAAWYGADGAFCPPQYMPGKEQIFRNSVRDRQDLEELRIKAKPKTRAELKAEATKPLAAE; from the coding sequence ATGAAAGTCGCGATCATCGGTGGCGGACCTGCGGGTCTCTATGCTGCGATCCTGCTCAAGAAGCAGCGGCCGAGCGCCGAGATCACGGTGTACGAGCGCAATCGGGCTGACGACACTTTCGGCTTCGGCGTGGTGTTCTCGGATGCCACGCTGGATAATTTCGAGAAGCACGATCTTCCGAGCTACCGTCGCATCACCCAGGAATTCGCCTATTGGGACGACATTACCGTGCATTTTCGCGGCACGGTGCACCGGGTCGGCGGCAATGGTTTCTGCGGCTGCTCACGGCAGAAACTGCTCCTGATTCTCCAGGAGCGGGCGCGCGAGCTCGGCGTCAACCTGCATTTCGAAGTGGATATCGATGAGGAGTCCCGCTTCGCTGATGCCGATCTCATCCTGCTTGCCGACGGTGTCAACAGCCGCTTCCGCGAGAAACATGTCGATCATTTCCAGCCGCAGGTCGACGTTCGCGCCAACATGTTCGCCTGGATGGGCTCGACCAAGCCGCTCGATGCCTTCACTTTCATCTTCCAGGAGACGGAGTGGGGGCCGTTCATCGCCCACGCCTATCAATACGAAGCCGGTCATTCGACCTGGATCTTCGAGACCGACCCCAAGACGTTCGAGCGCGCGGGCTTGACGGGGCTGAACGAAGCCCAATCGGCGGCGCGGATGGCCGAGATCTTTGGCTGGTTCCTCGATGGACATCAGCTGCTCACCAACCGCTCGATGTGGCGTAATTTCCCGATGATCCGCAGCAAGCGCTGGGTCAAGGACAACATGGTGCTGCTTGGCGACGCCAAGGCGAGCGCGCATTTCTCGATCGGCTCGGGCACGAAGCTCGCGATGGAAGACGCGATTGCGCTTGCCGAGGCGATGCAGAACGCGCCAAGCATCAGGGCTGCGCTGGAGGTCTATGAGCACGGTCGCCGCGAAGAGGTCGAGAAGACGCAGCACGCCGCCGACGTCTCGCTGGTCTGGTTCGAGCACGTCGACCGCTTCTGGGATTTTGATCCCGTGCAGTTCGCCTTCGGCGTGATGACGCGTTCGAAGGCGATCACCTATGACAATCTCAGGCTTCGCGCGCCCGATTTCGTCGCCGAGGTCGAGACCTCGTTTGCCAAGCGTGTTCGCGATAGCGGTTTTGATGTCGACACTCGTAAACCGCTCGTGCCGCTGTTCCAGCCATTCCGGCTGCGCGAGATGGAGATCGCCAATCGTGCGGTGATGTCGCCGATGTGCATGTATTCGGCGAATGAAGGCGTGCCGACCGATTTTCATCTGGTGCACTATGGATCGCGCGCGATCGGTGGCGCCGGTCTGATCTTCACGGAGATGGCCTGCGTCAGCCGCGACGCCCGGATTACGCCCGGCTGCGCAGGGCTGTGGAACGACGAGCAGGAGGCGTCCTGGCGGCGCATCGTGGATTTCGTCCACGCCAACTCGGCCGCGAAAATCTGCCTGCAACTGGGGCACGCTGGCCGCAAGGGTGCGACCAAGTTGATGTGGGACGGCATGGACCGGCCGCTGGAAGAGGGCGGCTGGGAAGTGTTCTCGGCATCGCCGCTGCCCTATTTCCCGGACAGCGAGGTGCCGCGCGAGCTCGATCGCGCCGGCATGAGTGCGGTGAGGGATGCATTCGTCGCGGCGGCCGAGCGCGGAGAGCGCTGCGGGTTTGACATGCTCGAATTGCACTGCGCTCACGGTTATTTGCTCGCGAGCTTCATCTCACCGCTGACGAACACGCGCACGGACGAATATGGCGGCTCGCTCGCCAACCGCCTGCGCTTCCCGCTTGAGATCTTCGAGGCGCTGCGGGCGGTGTGGCCGTCGCACAAGCCGATGTCGGTGCGCATTTCCGCAACCGACTGGGCTGATGGCGGCATCACCGGCGATGACGCCGTCGCCATCGCGCGTGCCTTCGCCGAAGCCGGCGTCGATCTTGTCGACGTCTCGACCGGGCAGACTGTGCGCGATGCACAACCGATCTATGGGCGCATGTTCCAGACACCGTTTTCCGACCAGGTCCGCAATGAGGCGCGCGTGGCCACCATGTGCGTCGGCAATATCACGACCGCAGACCAGGCCAACACCATCCTGGCCGCCGGCCGGGCGGACCTCGTTGCGCTCGGCCGTCCACATTTGGTTGACCCCTTCTTCACCATGAAGGCGGCGGCTTGGTATGGGGCTGACGGGGCGTTCTGCCCGCCGCAATACATGCCCGGCAAGGAGCAGATTTTCCGCAACAGCGTGCGCGATCGGCAGGATCTCGAGGAGCTGAGAATTAAGGCTAAGCCCAAGACCAGGGCCGAGCTCAAGGCAGAGGCGACAAAGCCGCTTGCGGCCGAGTAA
- a CDS encoding MarR family transcriptional regulator: MLDSETKAVETPEDHAEELRLWLRLLTCTTLIEGEVRGRLRQRFDVTLPRFDLMAQLDKAPDGMTLSDVSKRMMVSNGNVTGLVERLVESGHLDRRTSETDRRVQVIRLTKLGRAEFRRMAAEHETWIADLFADLTPKDVRELMRLLAKTKASAQKSAGRRRS; the protein is encoded by the coding sequence ATGCTCGATTCCGAGACCAAGGCCGTCGAAACGCCGGAGGATCACGCCGAAGAGCTTCGGCTGTGGCTCCGCCTGTTGACCTGCACGACCCTGATCGAGGGCGAAGTCCGCGGCCGGCTGCGGCAGCGCTTCGACGTCACGCTCCCCCGTTTCGATCTGATGGCGCAGCTCGACAAAGCCCCTGACGGCATGACCCTGTCCGACGTCTCCAAGCGCATGATGGTGTCAAACGGCAATGTGACCGGACTTGTCGAGCGGCTCGTGGAATCCGGCCATCTCGACCGTCGCACCTCGGAGACGGACCGCCGCGTCCAGGTCATCCGGCTGACAAAGCTTGGACGTGCGGAGTTTCGCAGGATGGCTGCGGAACATGAGACCTGGATCGCCGATCTCTTCGCCGACCTGACGCCGAAGGACGTGCGCGAGCTGATGCGGCTTCTGGCCAAGACCAAGGCGTCGGCGCAGAAATCGGCCGGTCGCCGCCGGTCTTAA
- a CDS encoding SDR family oxidoreductase yields the protein MSGLPHSPHALVTGGGRGIGRAIAAALVGAGATVTVLGRNAATLEEAVSAGDAHFAVVADVSDEASLKAAITEASARKPIDILIANAGSAESAPFSKSDSALFARMMDVNFMGVVHAIRAVLPGMKDRPYGRIVAIASTAGLKGYAYVSAYSAAKHAVIGLVRSLALEMAGSNVTVNAVCPGFTDTDLVAGSIENIKKRTGRSREQAIAELARHNPQGRLITPQEVADAVLWLCGEGAGAITGQAIAVAGGEI from the coding sequence ATGTCCGGATTGCCGCATTCGCCGCACGCGCTGGTGACCGGTGGCGGTCGCGGCATCGGCCGCGCAATTGCGGCCGCTCTTGTCGGGGCCGGTGCGACCGTTACCGTGCTTGGCCGAAATGCAGCAACTCTTGAAGAGGCGGTCAGCGCAGGAGACGCGCATTTTGCGGTCGTCGCCGACGTCTCGGACGAAGCTTCATTGAAAGCTGCCATCACCGAGGCGAGTGCGCGAAAGCCAATCGATATCCTGATCGCCAACGCTGGCAGCGCCGAATCCGCGCCGTTCTCGAAATCGGATAGCGCTCTGTTCGCACGCATGATGGACGTCAATTTCATGGGCGTGGTCCATGCCATCCGCGCCGTATTGCCAGGGATGAAGGACCGCCCGTACGGACGCATTGTCGCGATCGCATCGACGGCTGGGCTCAAGGGTTATGCCTATGTCAGCGCGTACAGTGCAGCCAAACACGCCGTGATCGGTTTGGTACGTTCGCTGGCCCTGGAAATGGCCGGCAGCAACGTGACCGTGAATGCGGTGTGTCCCGGCTTCACGGACACCGATCTGGTTGCCGGCAGCATCGAAAATATCAAGAAGAGGACCGGTCGTAGTCGCGAGCAGGCGATTGCCGAGCTCGCGCGCCACAATCCGCAGGGGCGCCTCATCACGCCTCAGGAGGTGGCAGACGCTGTGCTTTGGCTGTGCGGCGAGGGGGCTGGCGCGATCACAGGACAGGCGATTGCCGTCGCCGGCGGTGAGATCTAG
- a CDS encoding enoyl-CoA hydratase family protein codes for MSRPVNPVTVPLADYSPQHFLLAVVDGVATVTLNRPERKNPLTFESYRELIDFFRACAFDDAVKVIIVTGAGGNFSSGGDVFEIIGPLVKMDTKGLTAFTRMTGDLVKAMRACPQPIVAAVEGICAGAGAIIAMASDMRLAASGTKVAFLFNKVGLAGCDMGACAILPRIIGQSRASELLYTGRFMTAEEGERWGFFSRIVTPEQVLPQAQVLAKQIAEGPTFANTMTKRMLAMEWAMSVEEAIEAEAIAQALCMTTADFERAFEAFANKVKPVFRGD; via the coding sequence ATGAGCAGACCAGTCAATCCCGTGACCGTGCCGCTCGCGGACTACTCGCCACAGCACTTCCTGCTGGCCGTTGTCGATGGTGTGGCCACCGTGACGCTCAATCGCCCCGAACGGAAGAATCCGCTGACCTTCGAGAGCTATCGCGAACTCATCGATTTCTTTCGCGCCTGTGCGTTCGACGATGCGGTCAAGGTCATCATCGTCACCGGCGCCGGCGGCAACTTCTCGTCCGGCGGCGACGTGTTCGAGATCATCGGGCCGCTCGTGAAGATGGACACCAAGGGGCTCACCGCCTTTACGCGGATGACGGGTGACCTCGTCAAGGCGATGCGAGCCTGTCCGCAGCCGATCGTGGCCGCGGTCGAGGGCATCTGCGCCGGGGCAGGCGCGATCATCGCCATGGCGTCGGACATGCGGCTTGCAGCGAGCGGGACCAAGGTCGCATTCCTCTTCAACAAGGTGGGACTTGCAGGTTGTGACATGGGCGCCTGTGCGATCCTGCCGCGCATCATCGGACAGTCCCGCGCCTCCGAACTGCTCTACACCGGCCGGTTCATGACCGCGGAGGAAGGCGAGCGCTGGGGTTTCTTCAGCCGCATTGTGACGCCGGAGCAGGTGCTGCCCCAGGCGCAGGTGCTGGCAAAGCAGATTGCCGAGGGGCCGACCTTCGCCAACACCATGACCAAGCGGATGCTGGCGATGGAATGGGCGATGTCGGTGGAGGAGGCGATCGAGGCGGAGGCTATTGCTCAAGCCTTGTGCATGACGACGGCGGATTTCGAGCGCGCCTTCGAGGCCTTCGCCAACAAGGTCAAGCCGGTCTTCAGGGGCGACTAA
- a CDS encoding alpha/beta hydrolase: MSQSTPMITKDGRFAYEAAGDPGAVPLIFLHGIGGAARAWRHQLATFGDRFHAIAWDMPGYGGSAPLASVSISALADALQHFVAQIGAASPIVVGHSIGGMIVQKWLAQFPPLARAVVLAQTSPAFGKADGEWQKTFIAARLGPLDRGETMKSLAPSLVQELVGDEPNPNGMELARECMASVPEASYRAMMLALMGFDQRSTLKNISVPTLLLSGSRDNNAPAPMMAKTATYIPSAEYVELAGVGHLANLERPDAFNAALDGFLESVVAKTQVTAQ; encoded by the coding sequence GTGTCGCAATCCACGCCGATGATAACAAAGGACGGACGCTTCGCCTATGAAGCCGCGGGAGATCCGGGCGCGGTACCTTTGATTTTCCTGCATGGCATTGGCGGCGCGGCACGGGCCTGGCGGCACCAGCTTGCCACTTTCGGCGATCGATTCCACGCGATCGCTTGGGATATGCCGGGCTATGGCGGATCGGCGCCGCTTGCCAGCGTCAGCATCTCTGCCCTGGCGGATGCGCTCCAGCACTTCGTCGCGCAGATCGGTGCGGCGAGCCCCATTGTGGTAGGCCATTCGATCGGCGGCATGATCGTCCAGAAATGGCTGGCCCAATTTCCGCCGTTGGCACGCGCAGTCGTCTTGGCACAGACGAGCCCGGCCTTCGGCAAGGCCGATGGCGAGTGGCAAAAAACGTTCATCGCGGCGCGGCTTGGGCCGCTCGATCGCGGAGAGACGATGAAGTCGCTGGCGCCCTCCCTGGTGCAGGAGCTGGTCGGCGACGAACCGAATCCCAACGGGATGGAGCTTGCACGCGAGTGCATGGCAAGCGTGCCGGAGGCAAGCTATCGCGCCATGATGCTGGCGCTGATGGGATTCGACCAACGCAGCACGCTGAAGAATATTTCCGTACCAACGCTGCTGCTGTCCGGCTCCAGGGACAACAACGCGCCCGCGCCCATGATGGCGAAGACGGCGACGTACATTCCTTCAGCCGAATATGTCGAGCTTGCCGGCGTCGGCCATCTCGCCAACCTTGAACGCCCCGATGCCTTCAATGCTGCTCTTGACGGGTTCCTGGAGTCTGTCGTGGCCAAAACACAGGTGACCGCACAATGA
- a CDS encoding cupin domain-containing protein, whose product MKSEITGITRANEGIQGISWNILGQTYVPKSNTEHSFSWHATLPPGTFVPPHIHPDQDEYLYMLEGKLDFMLGNSESQATAGDLIRLGMGVPHGIFNKSEQTAKVLFWVSPTRKLFDLFWGLHNMKEQKPEDVVAMAAEFNIHFLPPPPG is encoded by the coding sequence ATGAAGAGCGAAATCACCGGCATCACGCGGGCCAATGAGGGGATCCAGGGCATTTCCTGGAACATTCTCGGCCAGACCTATGTGCCGAAGAGCAATACCGAGCACAGCTTCTCCTGGCACGCGACGCTGCCACCGGGCACGTTCGTGCCGCCGCATATTCATCCCGACCAGGATGAGTATCTCTATATGTTGGAAGGCAAGCTCGATTTCATGCTCGGCAATTCCGAGTCGCAGGCGACCGCGGGCGATTTGATCCGACTCGGCATGGGCGTACCCCACGGCATCTTCAACAAATCGGAGCAAACCGCGAAGGTGTTGTTCTGGGTCTCGCCGACCCGCAAGCTCTTCGATCTATTCTGGGGCCTTCACAACATGAAGGAACAGAAGCCGGAGGACGTGGTGGCGATGGCCGCCGAATTCAATATCCACTTCCTGCCGCCGCCGCCCGGTTAA
- a CDS encoding ABC transporter substrate-binding protein: MKKQLTLAGLALLLGLDPALAQEKIKLGVIVTLSGPAAALGQQVRDGFALGVKDLGGKMGGRDVEVVVVDDELKPDAAVTKVKGLLERDKVDFVVGPIFSNILQAIHRPVTESKTFLISPNAGPSTFAGKDCNPFFYVTSYQNDQVHEILGKVAQDRGYKRMYLMVPNYQAGKDSVAGFKLDYKGEIVEESYMPLNTLDFQPELSKISSQKPDALFTFMPGGLGVNLVKQYRQAGLADSIPVLSAFTVDESTLPAQQDAAVGMFGGANWAPNLDNPQNKKFVAAYEAAYSGVPGTYAFQAYDAAMLIDSAVKAVKGDLSNKDTVASALKKADFTSLRGTFKFNTNGYPIQDFYLTKVAKRPDGKFQTEIVQKVFANYGDRYAKDCKAAN, from the coding sequence ATGAAGAAGCAATTGACCTTGGCAGGATTGGCGCTGCTGCTCGGACTGGACCCGGCGCTCGCGCAAGAGAAGATCAAGCTGGGTGTGATCGTGACCCTGTCGGGACCCGCCGCCGCGCTTGGCCAACAGGTCCGCGACGGCTTTGCGCTGGGGGTGAAGGATCTCGGCGGCAAGATGGGCGGCCGCGATGTCGAGGTCGTCGTGGTCGACGACGAGCTTAAGCCGGATGCGGCGGTGACCAAGGTCAAAGGCCTTCTGGAGCGCGACAAGGTCGACTTCGTGGTCGGCCCGATCTTCTCCAACATTCTTCAGGCAATTCACCGGCCCGTCACGGAATCGAAGACCTTTCTGATCAGCCCCAATGCGGGTCCGTCAACCTTTGCCGGCAAGGACTGTAACCCGTTCTTCTATGTGACGTCGTACCAGAACGATCAGGTCCACGAGATCCTCGGCAAGGTGGCGCAGGATCGCGGCTACAAGCGGATGTATCTGATGGTGCCGAACTATCAGGCCGGCAAGGACTCCGTTGCCGGCTTCAAGCTCGACTACAAGGGCGAGATCGTCGAGGAATCCTATATGCCGCTGAACACACTGGACTTCCAGCCGGAGCTTTCAAAGATTTCATCGCAGAAGCCCGATGCGCTCTTCACGTTCATGCCGGGGGGCCTCGGCGTCAACCTTGTGAAGCAGTACCGGCAGGCGGGCCTTGCCGATAGCATTCCGGTGCTCTCGGCTTTCACCGTCGATGAATCGACCCTGCCGGCACAGCAGGACGCCGCGGTCGGCATGTTCGGCGGCGCGAACTGGGCGCCCAATCTCGACAATCCCCAGAACAAGAAGTTCGTCGCCGCCTATGAGGCCGCCTACAGCGGCGTGCCCGGCACCTACGCCTTCCAGGCCTATGACGCCGCGATGCTGATCGACAGCGCCGTCAAGGCGGTGAAGGGCGACCTTTCCAACAAGGACACCGTTGCATCTGCCCTGAAGAAGGCCGATTTCACTTCGCTGCGCGGCACCTTCAAGTTCAACACCAACGGCTATCCGATCCAGGACTTTTACCTGACAAAGGTCGCCAAGCGTCCGGACGGAAAATTCCAGACCGAGATCGTCCAGAAGGTCTTTGCGAACTACGGCGACCGCTATGCCAAGGACTGCAAGGCGGCGAACTAA
- a CDS encoding acyl-CoA dehydrogenase, which yields MTMQVSKTIGATDKVALDAPIFDPVAFRLSDEQAGIIARAREIGQSVFAGRAATYDREATFPVENYRDLHRVGLLGIAVPKKHGGLGANFQTYALAAAEIGRYCGATALTWNMHVCSTLWSGPLADDLDMDAETRAEHERRRAVHYKRIVEDGAIYSQPFSEGGAAAAGGVAFGTEAKPVKGGWIINGKKIFASLSGHAAYYGVLCTEIEEGEKASRRNTLYLAIPAKSQGVSVVGDWDPLGMRGTVSRTLLFKDVFVPDDSALMPRGVYFQAAMRWPHMFLTLSPTYMGLAQASYDFTVRYLRGEVPGMPPVKRRMYPTKQIAVAQMQIKLEQIKATWFQAVTEARANPSKEQVLRAYAAQYSVMEGANELAALAIRTCGGQAMLRSLPLERIYRDSRCGSLMLPWTAELCLDRIGREALYEAGETDD from the coding sequence ATGACCATGCAAGTCAGCAAGACCATTGGTGCGACCGACAAGGTCGCGCTCGATGCGCCGATCTTCGATCCGGTCGCGTTCCGCTTGAGTGACGAGCAGGCCGGCATCATCGCGCGAGCGCGTGAGATCGGCCAGAGCGTGTTCGCTGGCCGCGCCGCGACTTACGATCGCGAGGCGACCTTCCCGGTCGAGAATTATCGCGACCTGCATCGCGTCGGCCTGCTCGGCATTGCCGTCCCCAAGAAGCACGGCGGACTTGGCGCGAACTTTCAGACCTATGCACTGGCGGCGGCCGAGATCGGCCGCTATTGCGGCGCAACTGCGCTCACCTGGAACATGCATGTCTGCTCGACTCTGTGGTCGGGCCCGCTCGCCGACGATCTCGATATGGACGCCGAGACCCGCGCGGAGCACGAGCGGCGACGGGCTGTCCACTACAAGCGCATCGTCGAGGACGGCGCGATCTATTCGCAGCCATTCTCCGAGGGCGGCGCTGCGGCCGCAGGCGGCGTCGCCTTTGGCACGGAAGCAAAGCCCGTGAAGGGCGGCTGGATCATCAACGGCAAGAAGATCTTTGCATCGCTCTCCGGTCACGCCGCCTATTACGGCGTTCTTTGCACCGAGATCGAAGAGGGCGAGAAGGCCTCACGCCGCAACACCCTTTACCTGGCTATCCCAGCCAAATCGCAAGGCGTTTCCGTCGTCGGCGACTGGGATCCACTCGGCATGCGCGGCACGGTTTCGCGGACGCTCCTGTTCAAGGATGTGTTCGTGCCGGACGATTCCGCCCTGATGCCGCGTGGCGTCTACTTTCAGGCCGCGATGCGCTGGCCGCACATGTTCCTGACGCTATCGCCGACCTATATGGGCTTGGCGCAGGCGTCCTATGATTTCACCGTGCGATATCTGCGCGGCGAGGTGCCGGGCATGCCGCCGGTCAAGCGCAGGATGTATCCGACCAAGCAAATCGCGGTCGCGCAGATGCAGATCAAGCTCGAGCAGATCAAGGCGACCTGGTTCCAGGCCGTTACCGAGGCGCGCGCCAATCCCAGCAAGGAGCAGGTGCTGCGCGCCTACGCCGCGCAATATTCGGTGATGGAAGGCGCCAACGAGCTCGCGGCACTGGCGATCCGCACCTGCGGCGGTCAAGCCATGCTTCGGTCGCTGCCGCTGGAGCGGATTTATCGCGACAGCCGCTGCGGCTCCCTCATGCTGCCCTGGACGGCCGAGCTCTGTCTCGACCGTATCGGCCGCGAGGCGCTGTACGAGGCCGGCGAAACGGACGACTGA